In Ascaphus truei isolate aAscTru1 chromosome 2, aAscTru1.hap1, whole genome shotgun sequence, the genomic stretch GATGTCCATGTGCAACAATTTTAAATCCCTGGGTGAAGAGAATATTTAGTTAATTAAGTATTGGTGAAATAGATTCTTcagtgttttggatttgtaatttgCATTCAGTAATTTGATTGAAAAcatttgttctgtcttttttgtttacttctgttagagatcggcctgaatgaggaacagaacttgagctctgatacatccagaagctggctgactcctcgcagcccagaagtgcaaaaaaacaatgattcctgccacattttagacacgtgcaaggaaccagtgaatgttggtgaatttacagaccttgtacagcacacagcagagacggactctaaatatgggtccagcaaaaggtatgcaagagatttaagaagaagccgtggtgctcagccttttctctgttgtcagtgtggcaaaagcTTCACACTGGACAGGGACCTGCTCACGCACCTTTGTGTCCCCGCTAGGGAGCAAACCTTTACAGATGGTGGGAGCGGTTTCTCACTGCAGGGGAAACTTCTTccacaccagatgattcagacagcagtgactccttttacttgtacagtgtgtgggaaacagttaAGTACCAAGGGGACCCTCCTCAatcaccagatgattcatacaggggagaaaccattcacatgtgcagagtgtgggaaacaattcagtactaagggCCACCTTCgcatacaccagatgactcatactggggagaaaccattcacatgtacagagtgtgggaaaattTTTTGTATTAAGATaaccctcctcagacaccagatgactcatacaggagagaaaccattcacatgtacagtgtgtgggaaacaatttacagttaagagcagtctcctcatacaccagatgactcatacaggagaaaaaccattcacatgtacagtgtgtgggaaacaattcagaatTAAGAAAAACCTCCTccgacaccagatgactcatactggagagaaaccattcacatgtacagagtgtgggaaacaattcagtactaagagccacctcctcagacaccagatgactcatacaggagaaaaaccattcacatgtacagagtgtgggaaacaattcacagttaagagcagtctcctcctacaccagatgactcatacaggagaaaaaccattcacatgtacagagtgtgggaaacaattcacagttaagagcagtctcctcatacaccagatgactcatacaggggagaaaccattcacatgtacagagtgtgggaaacaattcacagttaagaggagcctcctcatacaccagatgactcatactggagagaaaccattcacatgtgcagagtgtgggaaacaattcagtattcaGAAAAAACTCCTCCGTCACCAGGtaactcatacaggggagaaaccattcacatgtacagagtgtgggaaacaattcagtctTAAGAAAAACCTCCTCAGTCACCAGgggactcatacaggggagaaaccattcacatgtacagagtgtgggaaacaattcacagttaagagcaatctcctcatacaccagatgactcatacaggggataaaccattcacatgtacagagtgtgggaaacaatttagtTTTAAGAGCCGACTCCTCAAACATGAGCAGACTCATACAGGGGATAAACCATTCCcctgttcagagtgtgggaaacaattcagtactaagggCCAACTCcgcagacaccagatgactcatacaggggagaaaccattcacatgtaaagagtgtgggaaacaattcagtattaagaaaaacctcctcagacaccatatgactcatacaggggagaaaccattcacatgtgcagagtgtagtaaaagcttttctcggaaggCAGAGCTCCTCAACCAtaagcggattcatacaggggagaaaccattcacatgtacagagtgtgggaaacaattcagtactaagaaatccctcctcagtcaccatatgactcatacaggggagaaaccattcacatgtgcagagtgtagtaaaagcttttctcggaaggcagggctcctcaaccatgagcggattcatacaggggagaaccaattcacatgtacagagtgtgggaaaagcttttctctaatgagccacctcctcacccaccacaggatTCATACACAGGGGAAACCCTTCCCATGTACATAGTGTggggaaagcttttcacagaggATCAGCCTCCTTACACACATGAGGATTCATACATGAGATAAAATATGTGATTGTTCAaagtagggttgggcaatataccagtAGCATAGTAATACTGTGTCACGGTAgggcaggccaaatacacctttatatttaagggatcagtcacaaggcaaaacaggcagtaaaataaattgtggtttattcggataagacctcggaaacacacagaaatacaagaaacagagaatatacacacttactggggtctggggaatgagatctaccctttcctagttgcaagatGCCTGCTTCcacaaaggcttaccttgatagggccctggttctgggctcctggaccgtaatccagcctgctggctaggcctccccatgcttccctgtgtgaatagctctttcacagaagcacctTTAGAGGCCCGCCAGCAGCCGCTTGTCTTCAGATTtccaacaggaaaaagagagagagctgcttttactgcacgctcttatataggctggattcctatctaaatcattgaggagtgtaatagccaattacagcagggattgaaattacgcattcactaataggagggataaattcaaaacttgccaatagaaaccttgcttatctGTTTTGACATATAGGGCCGTTTTTCCCTGGCTCCGCGGTGTCTACGTAAAATAAAGACATCCTAATCTGAATATTCTGCTCGCCAAATGGttttcccccctctgccattcctctcctctttgaactatggattctgtgcaaactagctagcatcttccatatgcctgtgctttctgtatagaaccttatacagtagtaaacattaaaacacaatataaagtacacttccttacagaatatactttgggggaccttatacttataagggaaataaattgggtAGATTTGTGCTTGGAATccctatctgagctggggcattgaaatgctaattcacgtggtaattcacactgccttttgtcaccaacctgggtttaaatcacaggacaaacacaatgcattgcagttttaaaacacagagaaccaacatttagacacaagagcttgcattCCACCatctgcacctatcatgtgggattctaaaaccttctcttctctaagacaccagctaagaataccttgctggcaggcaagacaggttaaaattatcccccccttttccctcatgTTCCTGAAGCCCCTGCCCTGCAactatttctcataagaggccacccatacaaggcaacccaCTTACAGTTTGTACAGGCAGtcgcaggcccatgaggcaaagggaatacacagataatgcATTAAgtggcccactgggcttacacagttaacaccacatacacagttcctcgtttataaccctatgggggGACAGTATAACAGAGGAACAAAATTacaggcaacacagtaaggtacaatattagacccaagagctgacactctcagcccataccatatggtttcaggggcagccagccgggctccacctttattaatgaaggccggctacgccTACCGCCACATACTGCAGTAATAAAAATGGACGGTAACGCAATAGTTGCCATTACTTCTTGCCATGGCATTCCTATCAGCAGCTGCAGAATGGGGGTGGGTCTGGCAGAGAGGCGTGGGGGTGGGGACTGTGTCAGAGAGGGGACTGAGTATGGGCCTGGTAGAGACAGTGGAGTGGGAGCGAGTCTGGGAGCTCCTTGACTATCACATGCTGCAGCTATAAGGAATCCTCCTGCTGGTAATCTCACCCCTCCATattaaccacttcccctctgccatgcctcttatcccttcccttccaccatggctcaacccctttctctcctcccccatattTCTCTCGGCTCTCACCCGTGCCTCttgaccccctccttccccttgcCCATTAACCCTCGCCTCCCCATGCCCTATTAATGTGTACTGGAGAAGGGGTCGAGGGGATAATTATAAActttcttaccgtgcaccccaaaactggaacaacctaccggagactctcgcatccaccaccagtttaagttctttcaaaactaaggcagTCTCgcatttaatctggtctgtaactgttacatacgcctataatatatatcatctctaactgtgcatgcaatgtcttgtatataatgtgtaccctgttcccttatttaactgtatttgtaaccatgtattatttgtcatcttaactctatgcccaggacatacatgaaaacgagaggtaactctcaatgtattacttcctggtaacacattttataaataaataaaaataaatggtgaAGAAAGGGGCTTTAGTGTGGGTGTAGTTAGTGTAACATTTTTATGGAATCATTTGTTATTcttaaaatatactaaaatgtatttgcttttttacattttattaagaatgaaatgcatttgtataagaaatatgtttcacaataaatgaccttgaacattttgaggacttttgcttttttgctttctattgggtgttaatatattgctgaatattatcacgataaattact encodes the following:
- the LOC142488052 gene encoding uncharacterized protein LOC142488052, producing the protein MDPRLSSFPVDVPERLEIKSEKEEANTEEHVTPIKEEIDAFPVCGFPVVVPERLEIKSEKEEPNTEEHLTPIKEEIDAFPVSSVPVDVPESLEIKSEKEEPNAEEHLTPIKSETVPFPVSEIGLNEEQNLSSDTSRSWLTPRSPEVQKNNDSCHILDTCKEPVNVGEFTDLVQHTAETDSKYGSSKRYARDLRRSRGAQPFLCCQCGKSFTLDRDLLTHLCVPAREQTFTDGGSGFSLQGKLLPHQMIQTAVTPFTCTVCGKQLSTKGTLLNHQMIHTGEKPFTCAECGKQFSTKGHLRIHQMTHTGEKPFTCTECGKIFCIKITLLRHQMTHTGEKPFTCTVCGKQFTVKSSLLIHQMTHTGEKPFTCTVCGKQFRIKKNLLRHQMTHTGEKPFTCTECGKQFSTKSHLLRHQMTHTGEKPFTCTECGKQFTVKSSLLLHQMTHTGEKPFTCTECGKQFTVKSSLLIHQMTHTGEKPFTCTECGKQFTVKRSLLIHQMTHTGEKPFTCAECGKQFSIQKKLLRHQVTHTGEKPFTCTECGKQFSLKKNLLSHQGTHTGEKPFTCTECGKQFTVKSNLLIHQMTHTGDKPFTCTECGKQFSFKSRLLKHEQTHTGDKPFPCSECGKQFSTKGQLRRHQMTHTGEKPFTCKECGKQFSIKKNLLRHHMTHTGEKPFTCAECSKSFSRKAELLNHKRIHTGEKPFTCTECGKQFSTKKSLLSHHMTHTGEKPFTCAECSKSFSRKAGLLNHERIHTGENQFTCTECGKSFSLMSHLLTHHRIHTQGKPFPCT